In a genomic window of Paramicrobacterium chengjingii:
- a CDS encoding NADP-dependent oxidoreductase — MTESASVPDSMTAIIADEPGPVDVLRPATVPVPPTYIGEILVKVAAASINPIDTKIRSGASPTAKALNYPATLGHDFSGTVARSPYEAHPLSAGTEVYGMTRLPRYSGSHAEYVSAPTLCVAPKPHTLSHVEAASVPLAALTAWGAVVDVARAHYGQRILIHAGAGGVGQFAVQFARFFGAEVISTASARNVDFVRELGASAVIDYTATRFEDEVSDVDTVIDLIGNVTDDTGSRSLRALKPGGLFVSVPTGSFPAMQSEADAAGVTATRFTLTPSGDVLTKITRLIDQGDVRVHIDKTFDLVDAAEAHAAVESGHTRGKVVLTV; from the coding sequence ATGACCGAGAGCGCATCCGTCCCCGACTCCATGACCGCGATCATCGCCGACGAACCGGGACCTGTCGACGTTCTACGCCCCGCGACGGTACCCGTTCCGCCCACGTACATCGGCGAGATTCTCGTCAAGGTCGCTGCGGCCAGCATCAATCCCATCGACACGAAGATTCGGTCGGGAGCGAGCCCGACGGCCAAAGCCCTGAACTACCCCGCCACCCTCGGCCACGACTTCAGCGGCACCGTCGCACGGTCTCCCTATGAGGCGCATCCGCTTTCGGCTGGCACCGAAGTGTACGGCATGACGCGGCTCCCCCGGTACTCGGGGAGCCACGCCGAGTACGTGTCCGCACCAACGCTCTGTGTCGCGCCCAAACCTCACACGCTCTCGCACGTGGAGGCCGCGTCCGTGCCACTCGCCGCGCTCACCGCGTGGGGCGCCGTCGTCGACGTCGCGCGCGCACACTATGGCCAGCGCATTCTCATTCACGCCGGAGCGGGAGGGGTGGGGCAGTTCGCCGTACAGTTCGCCCGTTTTTTCGGCGCAGAGGTCATCTCCACAGCATCCGCACGCAATGTCGACTTTGTGCGAGAGCTCGGCGCATCGGCCGTTATCGACTACACGGCCACACGCTTTGAGGACGAGGTGTCCGACGTCGACACCGTGATCGATCTCATCGGCAACGTCACAGATGACACCGGTTCACGCTCGTTGCGGGCTCTCAAGCCGGGCGGGCTCTTCGTGAGTGTGCCGACCGGCTCGTTCCCCGCCATGCAGAGCGAAGCGGATGCTGCCGGAGTCACCGCAACACGATTCACCCTCACACCGAGCGGTGATGTGCTCACGAAGATCACCCGTCTCATCGATCAGGGCGACGTGCGGGTGCATATCGACAAGACCTTCGACCTTGTGGATGCTGCAGAGGCTCACGCCGCCGTGGAATCCGGCCACACGCGCGGCAAGGTCGTGCTCACCGTCTAG
- a CDS encoding MarR family winged helix-turn-helix transcriptional regulator, whose product MADKHESTASDHDDAISDVEQEFGAMYTQMRRVMIRRAEAVHPELTVFGYKMLRELNCDEALQQGVLADRLLSDKGAVSRVVRQLEDLELITRIPDPADGRAQLVRLTEKAHIALDSVAEDNRSVLRSRLSLWEIDEIRRLGDLLGKLNETMAEREHEHRDER is encoded by the coding sequence ATGGCGGACAAGCACGAGAGCACGGCATCCGACCACGACGACGCTATCAGCGATGTTGAGCAGGAATTCGGCGCGATGTACACGCAAATGCGCCGGGTGATGATTCGACGCGCAGAAGCAGTGCATCCCGAGCTGACGGTCTTTGGCTACAAGATGCTTCGCGAGCTGAATTGTGACGAGGCGCTGCAGCAGGGAGTTCTCGCCGACCGGCTCCTGTCAGATAAAGGTGCCGTCAGTCGCGTTGTGCGACAGCTCGAAGATCTCGAGCTCATCACCCGCATCCCCGACCCTGCAGACGGGCGCGCTCAGCTCGTCCGCCTCACCGAAAAGGCGCACATCGCACTCGACTCCGTCGCGGAAGATAACCGGTCAGTGCTGCGATCCCGACTGTCGCTCTGGGAGATCGACGAGATTCGGCGTCTGGGCGACCTCTTGGGCAAACTCAACGAGACAATGGCTGAACGGGAACACGAGCACCGCGACGAGCGTTGA
- a CDS encoding thioredoxin domain-containing protein has product MKLVLYTSAFCAPCAAARRAVADVQNLVPWVTSIERDVVAHETHAEADGISSTPTLLILSPSGREVFRAEGAPRTDQLLTAVALHRDAA; this is encoded by the coding sequence ATGAAGCTCGTGCTCTACACCTCGGCATTCTGCGCGCCGTGCGCGGCGGCTCGGCGGGCCGTGGCCGACGTTCAAAACCTCGTGCCGTGGGTGACCTCTATCGAGAGAGACGTCGTCGCCCACGAGACGCATGCGGAAGCGGACGGCATCAGCTCGACGCCAACGCTGCTGATTCTCTCGCCCAGCGGCCGCGAGGTGTTTCGGGCGGAAGGCGCGCCACGCACCGATCAGCTGCTCACCGCCGTGGCGCTGCACCGTGATGCCGCGTGA
- a CDS encoding GNAT family N-acetyltransferase, protein MTAVRQATASDANAVSALAVETFGLACPPDMPRADIESFANENLSPERFTAYLTDPTHMLLLAEADDVLDGYTLLIDRSPSDPHVDEAVTARPAVELNKVYVRASSHGTGAAGSLMRYTLEAALAHGARGVWLGVNQLNTRAVRFYEKSDFAVVGTRRFRVGDRWCDDFVMQCVLRD, encoded by the coding sequence GTGACTGCAGTTCGACAGGCGACGGCCAGTGACGCGAATGCAGTTTCGGCACTCGCTGTCGAGACATTCGGTCTCGCGTGCCCGCCCGACATGCCGAGGGCCGATATCGAGAGCTTCGCGAACGAGAATCTCTCGCCCGAGCGGTTCACGGCGTACCTCACGGACCCGACGCACATGCTGCTTCTCGCCGAGGCCGATGATGTGCTCGATGGGTACACGCTGCTCATCGACCGATCGCCGAGTGATCCGCACGTCGACGAAGCTGTTACGGCCCGACCCGCAGTTGAACTCAACAAGGTCTATGTGCGCGCGAGCTCACACGGCACTGGAGCGGCGGGCTCCCTGATGCGTTACACGCTGGAGGCGGCGCTTGCGCACGGTGCTCGGGGCGTCTGGCTCGGCGTGAACCAGCTCAACACGCGCGCCGTGCGCTTCTACGAAAAGTCGGATTTCGCCGTTGTCGGAACGCGACGTTTCAGAGTCGGTGACCGCTGGTGTGACGATTTCGTCATGCAGTGCGTGCTGCGCGACTGA
- a CDS encoding YqaJ viral recombinase family protein, with amino-acid sequence MHSRLASRIIADSSDRAGWLRARSRGITATDVAKLSTPHSIQVAADAKLHGTGFTGNVYTDHGRRREPEIAAWVAATHGIEPSSALFRAEVEHRHLATPDGVVSTPDERVVLAEIKTTTKAWRSIPRNYLRQVWWQQYVLGAERTLVVWEQHDNFVPIGDAPLCQWVDRDETQISRLITLANQLIDELHRRTSRSG; translated from the coding sequence GTGCATTCCCGTCTCGCCAGCCGCATCATCGCCGATTCGAGCGACCGCGCGGGCTGGCTTCGCGCACGTTCGCGCGGAATCACCGCTACCGATGTCGCCAAGCTTTCGACACCGCACTCCATTCAGGTGGCCGCCGATGCGAAACTGCACGGCACCGGATTCACCGGCAACGTGTACACAGATCACGGCCGACGCCGCGAGCCCGAGATCGCTGCGTGGGTGGCAGCGACACACGGCATCGAGCCCTCATCTGCGCTGTTTCGCGCCGAAGTCGAGCACCGCCATCTCGCCACGCCAGACGGCGTCGTCTCAACACCTGACGAACGCGTCGTTCTCGCTGAGATCAAGACAACGACGAAAGCCTGGCGGTCGATCCCCCGCAACTACCTGCGGCAGGTGTGGTGGCAGCAGTATGTGCTCGGCGCAGAGCGCACCCTCGTCGTCTGGGAGCAGCACGACAATTTTGTTCCCATCGGCGACGCGCCGCTCTGCCAGTGGGTTGACCGCGACGAAACGCAGATCTCGCGCCTCATTACGCTCGCCAATCAGCTCATTGACGAGCTGCATCGCCGCACGTCGCGATCGGGCTGA
- the nusG gene encoding transcription termination/antitermination protein NusG, producing MSERNRDDVDWATAAEQSSEVDEAQEGNVLAGNEQAVEPAENRALHVEDGDVEGSLDAALDALGQTPESGDESASDAEAADEETETEVDPYQEFRTELRMMPGKWYVIHSYAGFERRVKANIEQRKGTLEVEDYIYQVEVPMEDVVEIKNGQRKMVTRVRVPGYVLVRMELNEDSWSVVRHTPGVTGFVGNAHNPVPLRFEESFNMLKSLVEIKETAPAKTGGGSGGGKTPSRSIPAEIDFEVGETITIKEGSFAGLPGTISEIKPESGKLTVLVSLFERETPVELSFDQVTKL from the coding sequence GTGTCAGAGAGAAACCGAGACGACGTCGACTGGGCAACCGCGGCTGAGCAGTCGTCTGAGGTCGACGAGGCCCAAGAGGGCAACGTCCTCGCCGGTAACGAGCAAGCCGTAGAGCCTGCCGAGAACCGTGCGCTGCACGTCGAAGACGGAGACGTCGAGGGTTCACTCGACGCTGCACTCGACGCTCTCGGACAGACGCCGGAATCCGGCGATGAATCGGCGTCTGACGCCGAGGCGGCCGACGAAGAGACCGAGACAGAGGTCGACCCGTACCAGGAGTTTCGCACCGAACTGCGCATGATGCCGGGCAAGTGGTACGTCATTCACTCCTACGCCGGCTTCGAACGTCGCGTGAAGGCGAATATCGAGCAGCGCAAAGGCACGCTCGAGGTCGAGGACTACATCTACCAGGTCGAGGTCCCCATGGAAGACGTGGTGGAGATCAAGAACGGCCAGCGCAAGATGGTCACCCGCGTTCGCGTTCCCGGCTACGTGCTCGTTCGCATGGAGCTCAACGAAGACAGCTGGTCTGTCGTTCGCCACACACCTGGAGTCACAGGATTCGTCGGCAACGCACACAACCCGGTTCCGCTGCGGTTTGAAGAGTCATTCAACATGCTCAAAAGCCTCGTCGAGATCAAAGAGACTGCCCCGGCCAAGACCGGTGGAGGCTCCGGCGGAGGAAAGACGCCCTCGCGCTCGATTCCTGCAGAGATCGACTTCGAGGTCGGCGAGACCATCACCATCAAGGAAGGCTCGTTCGCGGGTCTGCCTGGCACGATCAGTGAGATCAAGCCTGAGAGCGGCAAGCTCACCGTGCTCGTCTCGCTCTTCGAGCGCGAGACTCCGGTCGAGCTCAGCTTCGACCAGGTGACAAAGCTTTAG
- the rplA gene encoding 50S ribosomal protein L1, with translation MAQKSKAYRAAADKIEAGKHYTPDEAVALAKETGSSKFNSTVEVALKLSVDPRKADQMVRGTVILPHGTGKTARVIVFATGAAAEAAIEAGADEVGGDELIEKVAEGYTDFDTAVSTPELMGKVGRLGKVLGPRGLMPNPKTGTVTPNVAQAVNDIKGGKIAFRVDKHANIHFVVGKASFTAEQLSENINTALEEVVRLKPTSSKGRYIQKGAVSTTFGPGIPLDVNVF, from the coding sequence ATGGCACAGAAGTCAAAGGCCTACAGGGCCGCAGCCGACAAGATCGAGGCTGGAAAGCACTACACACCGGACGAGGCAGTTGCGCTCGCTAAGGAGACCGGCTCGTCGAAGTTCAACTCGACTGTCGAGGTGGCTCTGAAGCTCAGCGTCGACCCCCGCAAGGCCGACCAGATGGTTCGCGGTACCGTTATTCTTCCTCACGGTACGGGTAAGACTGCTCGCGTCATCGTGTTCGCAACCGGTGCAGCAGCTGAGGCTGCCATCGAGGCGGGCGCAGACGAGGTCGGCGGCGACGAGCTCATTGAGAAGGTAGCCGAGGGCTACACCGATTTCGACACCGCCGTGTCGACGCCGGAGCTCATGGGCAAGGTCGGCCGTCTCGGAAAGGTGCTTGGTCCTCGTGGCCTCATGCCGAACCCGAAGACCGGCACAGTAACGCCGAACGTTGCGCAGGCAGTCAACGACATCAAGGGCGGAAAGATCGCCTTCCGTGTCGACAAGCACGCCAACATCCATTTTGTTGTCGGAAAGGCCAGCTTCACAGCCGAGCAGCTTTCTGAGAACATCAACACCGCTCTTGAAGAGGTCGTGCGCCTCAAGCCAACGAGCTCAAAGGGTCGTTACATTCAGAAGGGAGCCGTCTCGACAACATTCGGCCCCGGAATCCCACTTGACGTGAACGTTTTCTGA
- a CDS encoding sugar phosphate isomerase/epimerase family protein, producing the protein MTTSAISVQLYTVREAIAEDLPGTLRRLADAGFSRVEPFAFTNFPELAGALTSTGLATPTTHQGFIADGNIADVASAAASMGISTVIDPFVAPEKWTTAEDVSETARRLNEAAQIAAEHGITVGYHNHAHEIENTIDGVTALEYFAGLLDPAVVLEVDTYWVAVGGADPVELLGRLGDRVVAIHVKDGPGTAETKDQVAVGSGSLDIPAILAAAPNALRVIELDDSRGDRFEAVVDSLAYLTSLENGASA; encoded by the coding sequence GTGACTACGTCCGCAATATCAGTGCAGCTCTATACCGTGCGAGAGGCAATCGCCGAGGATCTGCCCGGCACGCTCCGCCGCCTTGCTGACGCCGGTTTTAGCCGCGTCGAGCCGTTCGCCTTCACGAACTTTCCCGAACTCGCCGGTGCTCTCACATCGACAGGGCTCGCCACGCCGACAACGCACCAGGGATTCATCGCAGACGGCAACATTGCCGACGTCGCGTCAGCCGCGGCATCCATGGGCATTTCTACGGTCATCGACCCGTTCGTGGCGCCGGAGAAGTGGACGACAGCTGAAGACGTTTCCGAGACGGCGCGCCGTCTCAACGAGGCTGCGCAGATTGCGGCAGAGCACGGCATCACCGTTGGTTACCATAACCATGCTCACGAGATCGAGAACACCATCGATGGGGTCACGGCCCTCGAATACTTCGCCGGACTTCTGGATCCTGCCGTTGTGCTCGAGGTCGACACGTACTGGGTTGCCGTCGGCGGTGCCGACCCTGTCGAGCTTCTGGGCCGCCTCGGTGACCGCGTTGTCGCTATCCATGTGAAAGACGGCCCCGGAACTGCCGAGACGAAGGATCAGGTGGCGGTAGGCAGCGGTTCGCTCGACATTCCCGCGATTCTCGCAGCGGCTCCGAACGCATTGCGCGTGATCGAACTTGACGACTCGCGCGGCGACCGCTTTGAGGCCGTCGTCGACAGCCTCGCCTATCTGACCTCACTCGAGAACGGAGCCAGCGCGTGA
- a CDS encoding Gfo/Idh/MocA family protein has protein sequence MSRVGIGVIGAGTISSQYLENLTTFPDLDVRFIADLDTERAASQAQKFGVAASGTVDELLADDQIEIVVNLTIPAVHVEVALQVLAAGKHVWSEKPFALDRESGKKLLDAAHAAGKRVATAPDTFLGAGIQSARRLLESGAIGAPLTALTLMQSPGPESWHPNPDFLFHDGAGPLFDIGPYYITTLVQLFGPVKRVTASASKARATRTIGSGPRAGESFDVTVPTHVAAMYEFESGQTAQSIFSFDSKLGRTQFEVAGVDGTLVVPDPNTFEGDLVVHRGGDDVDTIASTGTTTSRGTGVAELAQAIREGRTERASGEQAFHVLDVMVSTIEAAESGSPVAVESTVERQPALPEGWDPRRATVSQ, from the coding sequence GTGAGCCGCGTTGGAATCGGCGTCATCGGCGCCGGAACAATCAGCTCTCAGTACCTCGAGAACCTCACGACGTTCCCCGATCTTGACGTGCGGTTCATCGCCGACCTCGACACCGAGCGTGCTGCCTCACAGGCGCAGAAGTTCGGCGTCGCAGCATCCGGAACCGTCGACGAGCTGCTCGCCGACGACCAGATCGAGATCGTCGTGAATCTCACGATCCCCGCCGTGCACGTGGAGGTGGCGCTGCAGGTGCTTGCTGCGGGCAAACACGTCTGGAGCGAGAAGCCGTTTGCGCTCGATCGAGAGTCGGGCAAGAAGCTGCTCGACGCCGCTCATGCCGCAGGCAAGCGTGTGGCGACCGCACCCGACACATTTCTCGGTGCGGGAATCCAGTCGGCTCGCCGGCTGCTCGAATCCGGCGCGATCGGGGCGCCGCTTACTGCACTTACACTCATGCAGAGCCCAGGGCCGGAATCGTGGCATCCCAACCCCGACTTCCTCTTTCACGACGGCGCCGGCCCACTCTTCGACATCGGCCCGTACTACATCACGACGCTCGTGCAGCTGTTCGGCCCGGTCAAACGCGTCACGGCATCGGCATCGAAGGCGCGAGCAACGCGTACGATCGGCTCCGGACCCCGTGCGGGAGAGAGCTTCGATGTGACCGTGCCGACGCACGTCGCCGCGATGTACGAGTTTGAAAGCGGACAGACCGCGCAAAGCATCTTCAGCTTCGACTCGAAGCTCGGCCGCACCCAGTTTGAGGTTGCCGGCGTCGATGGCACGCTCGTCGTCCCCGACCCGAATACCTTCGAGGGCGACCTGGTCGTGCACCGTGGTGGAGACGATGTCGACACCATCGCGTCGACAGGCACGACGACATCGCGCGGCACGGGCGTCGCCGAACTCGCACAGGCGATTCGCGAGGGACGCACGGAGCGCGCGTCGGGCGAGCAGGCGTTCCACGTGCTCGACGTCATGGTATCGACGATCGAGGCTGCCGAGTCCGGCTCGCCCGTCGCGGTCGAGAGCACGGTCGAACGACAGCCCGCACTCCCCGAAGGATGGGACCCGCGTCGGGCAACGGTGTCGCAGTGA
- a CDS encoding ROK family transcriptional regulator: protein MVNVTGHTAPRATSTGDLLHILRDRVPRTKAEIAALTGLSRSTVSARVDALLTRGLVEPAGEAASSGGRPPSRIAFAPASRLVIGIDIGATHGIVAVADLAGSILAERSSRLRIADGPEPVLEWATSEALSLLRTIDRDIADLIGVGVGLPGPVEHSTGLPVNPPIMPGWDRFDVPGFVRRRIPVSVLVDNDVNILALGEHAMSWPDSDELIFVKVATGVGAGIIMGGELQRGARGSAGDLGHLRLPQTEPPGSPDLEDIAGGPAIAAKLGGTTSSDVIDAVRAGDGQAFEAVRQAGRDVGEVLAGVVNLLNPSVIVVGGSIARAGEHLIAGVREVVYRRSIPLATQDLAIVTSRGGESAGVLGAAIMVINSALAPDAVDELLSR from the coding sequence ATGGTGAACGTCACGGGACACACGGCGCCACGAGCCACCTCAACAGGCGACTTGCTGCACATACTGCGTGATCGCGTTCCTCGCACAAAAGCTGAGATCGCGGCCCTGACCGGGCTGTCGCGTTCAACGGTCTCCGCTCGCGTGGACGCCCTGCTCACGAGGGGCCTCGTCGAACCTGCGGGCGAAGCTGCATCGTCGGGAGGACGCCCGCCGTCGCGCATCGCCTTCGCACCGGCATCCCGTCTCGTGATCGGAATCGATATCGGCGCGACCCACGGCATTGTCGCCGTCGCCGACCTCGCCGGCAGCATCCTCGCCGAGCGCTCCTCGCGCCTTCGAATCGCCGATGGACCAGAACCCGTGCTCGAGTGGGCGACGTCAGAGGCGCTCTCGCTGCTGCGCACTATCGACCGTGACATCGCCGATCTGATCGGTGTCGGCGTCGGTCTTCCCGGCCCTGTCGAGCATTCGACGGGATTGCCCGTGAATCCGCCGATCATGCCCGGCTGGGATCGCTTCGACGTGCCCGGTTTCGTGCGGAGGCGAATTCCGGTCTCTGTGCTCGTCGACAACGACGTGAACATCCTCGCGCTGGGCGAGCACGCCATGTCGTGGCCGGACTCCGATGAGCTCATCTTCGTCAAAGTAGCCACGGGCGTTGGCGCCGGAATCATCATGGGCGGAGAGCTGCAGCGTGGTGCCCGCGGTTCAGCCGGTGATCTCGGCCATCTCCGCCTCCCCCAGACTGAGCCTCCTGGTTCCCCTGACCTTGAAGATATCGCGGGCGGTCCCGCCATCGCGGCGAAGCTTGGCGGCACGACGAGCTCCGATGTTATCGATGCAGTGCGCGCTGGCGACGGCCAGGCGTTCGAGGCCGTGCGGCAAGCCGGGCGCGATGTCGGCGAAGTGCTCGCGGGCGTCGTCAACCTGCTCAATCCCTCGGTGATCGTGGTCGGGGGCAGCATTGCGCGTGCGGGCGAGCATCTGATTGCCGGAGTTCGCGAGGTCGTCTATAGGCGCTCGATACCTCTCGCCACCCAAGATCTTGCAATCGTCACGTCGCGCGGCGGCGAATCGGCCGGAGTGCTCGGCGCGGCGATCATGGTGATCAACTCGGCCCTCGCCCCCGATGCGGTCGACGAACTGCTCAGCCGCTGA
- a CDS encoding sugar phosphate isomerase/epimerase family protein yields the protein MTNESTHPVTLFTGQWADMPFEEVARHAAEWGYDGLEIAASGDHLDLERADQDDAYLKSRLDILDRYGLKVYAISNHLTGQAVCDDPIDFRHKAIVRPSTWGDGDPEGVRQRAAEDMKRSARVARKLGVDVVVGFTGSKIWPYVAQFPPVPASVIDEGYDDFAARWNPILDVFDAEGVRFAHEVHPSEIAYDYWTSVRTLEAIDHREAFGFNWDPSHMMWQQIDPVGFIWEFRDRIYHVDCKDTRMRPVQGRAGVLGSHLPWGDPRRGWDFVSTGHGDVPWEDAFRALTAIGYDGPISIEWEDAGMDRLHGAREAVGYIRSLLWKQPETSFDAAFSNQ from the coding sequence ATGACGAACGAATCGACGCACCCGGTCACGCTGTTCACCGGGCAATGGGCCGACATGCCGTTCGAGGAGGTGGCGCGGCATGCAGCCGAGTGGGGCTACGACGGACTCGAGATCGCCGCATCAGGCGACCACCTCGACCTGGAGCGCGCCGATCAGGACGACGCATACCTGAAGAGCCGCCTCGACATTCTCGATCGCTACGGCCTCAAGGTCTACGCGATCTCGAACCACCTCACCGGGCAGGCCGTGTGCGACGACCCGATCGATTTTCGCCACAAGGCGATCGTGCGTCCATCGACCTGGGGCGACGGCGACCCCGAGGGAGTGCGGCAGCGTGCTGCAGAAGACATGAAGCGGTCGGCTCGCGTTGCCCGAAAGCTCGGCGTTGATGTGGTCGTCGGGTTCACGGGCTCGAAGATCTGGCCCTACGTTGCGCAGTTTCCTCCCGTTCCCGCGAGCGTCATCGACGAAGGCTACGACGATTTCGCAGCCCGGTGGAATCCGATTCTCGACGTGTTCGACGCCGAGGGTGTTCGATTCGCACACGAGGTGCACCCGAGCGAGATCGCGTATGACTACTGGACGAGCGTGCGTACACTCGAGGCGATCGACCACCGCGAGGCATTTGGCTTCAACTGGGACCCGAGTCACATGATGTGGCAGCAGATCGACCCCGTCGGGTTCATCTGGGAGTTCCGCGACCGCATCTATCACGTTGACTGCAAAGACACGCGGATGCGCCCGGTGCAGGGCCGCGCGGGTGTTCTCGGTTCCCATCTTCCGTGGGGCGACCCTCGACGCGGCTGGGACTTCGTCTCGACGGGTCACGGCGACGTCCCGTGGGAAGATGCATTTCGGGCGCTGACCGCGATCGGCTACGACGGCCCCATCTCAATCGAGTGGGAGGATGCTGGCATGGATCGCCTTCACGGCGCACGGGAAGCCGTCGGGTACATTCGCTCATTGCTGTGGAAACAGCCCGAGACGTCATTCGACGCAGCATTCAGTAACCAGTAA
- the rplK gene encoding 50S ribosomal protein L11, translated as MAPKKKVTGLIKLQINAGAANPAPPIGPALGQHGVNIMEFCKAYNAATESQRGNVVPVEITVYEDRSFTFILKTPPAAELIKKAAGVKKGSGVPHTTKVGKLTQDQVKEIAEQKMADLNANDVDAAKKIIAGTARSMGITVE; from the coding sequence ATGGCACCGAAGAAGAAGGTTACTGGTCTGATCAAGCTTCAGATCAACGCCGGCGCCGCCAACCCCGCCCCGCCTATCGGCCCGGCGCTCGGTCAGCACGGCGTCAACATCATGGAGTTCTGCAAGGCGTACAACGCAGCGACTGAGTCGCAGCGCGGAAACGTCGTTCCGGTCGAGATCACCGTTTATGAGGACCGCTCGTTCACGTTCATCCTCAAGACCCCGCCGGCAGCTGAGCTCATCAAGAAGGCTGCGGGAGTCAAGAAGGGCTCCGGGGTTCCTCACACCACCAAGGTCGGCAAGCTGACTCAGGACCAGGTGAAAGAGATCGCCGAGCAGAAGATGGCCGACCTCAATGCGAACGACGTCGACGCCGCGAAGAAGATCATCGCCGGCACCGCTCGTTCCATGGGCATCACCGTCGAGTAA
- a CDS encoding Gfo/Idh/MocA family protein produces MGPASGNGVAVTAPLRVGIVGGGFMAAVHSRAARSTGAVLAGVVASSPERSQQVAAELGIERGFDSLDALIDNVDAVHVCTPNALHAPQALAVLEAGLHVVCEKPLATTVADAERLVHTASGVTAAVPFVYRFHPLVRHARDRIASGESGRVLSIRGSYLQDWMLDEADDNWRVDAAAGGRSRAFADIGSHLIDLIEFVTGDRVTRVASTARTFFGDRAEHQAITTEDAAAVVFETTGGAIGTLLVSQTAPGRKNALTIEIAGSAESIGFEQEQPETLWVGRRTGSLIVPRDADQLSPDAARLCTVPAGHPQGYQDAFNAFVGDVYAAVGGASPDGLPRFDDGLRAVRLTDAVMTASETAAWVDVPAAT; encoded by the coding sequence ATGGGACCCGCGTCGGGCAACGGTGTCGCAGTGACAGCCCCGCTGAGGGTAGGAATCGTCGGCGGAGGCTTCATGGCGGCCGTGCACTCACGCGCGGCACGAAGCACCGGTGCAGTTCTCGCCGGCGTCGTCGCATCTTCTCCCGAGCGCTCGCAGCAGGTGGCGGCGGAGCTGGGCATCGAGCGCGGATTCGATTCGCTCGACGCGCTCATCGACAACGTCGATGCAGTGCACGTCTGCACGCCGAACGCGCTGCACGCGCCGCAGGCGCTCGCTGTGCTCGAAGCCGGTCTGCACGTAGTGTGTGAGAAACCGCTCGCGACGACGGTTGCCGATGCCGAGCGACTCGTGCACACAGCATCCGGTGTGACCGCCGCTGTGCCTTTCGTCTACCGTTTCCACCCGCTCGTCCGCCACGCCCGCGATCGCATCGCCTCAGGCGAGTCTGGGCGCGTCCTGAGCATTCGCGGCTCATATCTGCAGGATTGGATGCTCGATGAGGCGGACGACAATTGGCGTGTGGATGCCGCAGCGGGTGGCCGTTCTCGAGCATTCGCTGACATCGGCTCGCATCTCATCGATCTGATCGAGTTCGTCACCGGTGACCGTGTGACGCGTGTCGCCTCGACCGCGCGCACCTTCTTCGGAGACCGTGCAGAGCACCAGGCAATCACGACGGAGGACGCCGCCGCCGTCGTTTTTGAGACCACGGGCGGCGCGATCGGCACCTTGCTGGTGTCGCAGACCGCCCCCGGCCGTAAGAACGCGCTGACCATCGAGATTGCGGGCAGCGCGGAGAGCATCGGCTTCGAGCAGGAGCAACCGGAGACCCTGTGGGTCGGACGGCGCACGGGAAGCCTTATCGTTCCGCGCGACGCGGACCAATTGAGCCCGGATGCCGCGCGGCTCTGCACGGTGCCAGCCGGCCATCCGCAAGGTTACCAAGATGCTTTCAACGCGTTCGTCGGCGACGTCTACGCCGCTGTCGGCGGCGCCTCGCCCGACGGGCTGCCGCGCTTCGATGACGGGCTGCGCGCCGTGCGCTTGACGGACGCCGTCATGACGGCATCCGAAACTGCCGCGTGGGTCGACGTGCCCGCCGCAACCTGA